A stretch of the Ochrobactrum sp. BTU1 genome encodes the following:
- a CDS encoding nitrogen regulation protein NR(II) — protein MGVRGETNGIPAIILDAINQPVIMVSADNHIVYANMDAEQFFRSGSSILARNRLESFLPFGSPLLALVDQVRTAQVPVNEYRVDISSPKLGAERIVDLYVAPVIETPGAVVILFKEKTMAEKIDRQMTHRGAARSVTGLASMLAHEIKNPLSGIRGAAQLLEQVVGDEDRALARLITDETDRIVKLVDRMEVFSDERPIERTAVNIYSVLDHVKTLARNGFARHIRFVEEYDPSLPPVYANRDQLVQVFLNLVKNAAEALGDREGAEITLSTAYRPGIRLQVPGASDRVALPLEFCVHDNGPGVPEDMLPHLFDPFVTTKTNGSGLGLALVAKIIGDHGGVIECDSHPSRTTFRILMPAWKSSADNTGSKSPSMSAKTGDNA, from the coding sequence ATGGGCGTTAGAGGTGAAACGAACGGCATTCCAGCAATCATTCTGGATGCAATCAATCAGCCTGTCATCATGGTCAGCGCCGACAATCATATTGTTTATGCCAATATGGATGCGGAGCAGTTTTTTCGCTCGGGTTCGTCCATTCTGGCGCGTAACCGTCTTGAATCCTTTTTGCCTTTCGGCAGTCCGTTGCTTGCTCTTGTCGATCAGGTTCGCACCGCTCAGGTTCCGGTGAACGAGTATCGTGTCGATATTTCATCGCCGAAACTCGGTGCCGAACGCATTGTCGATCTTTACGTGGCACCGGTCATCGAAACGCCGGGTGCTGTGGTTATTCTGTTTAAAGAAAAGACCATGGCGGAGAAGATTGACCGCCAGATGACCCATCGCGGGGCCGCACGTTCGGTGACGGGGCTTGCTTCCATGCTGGCGCATGAGATCAAAAACCCGCTTTCAGGCATTCGCGGGGCCGCTCAACTGCTTGAACAGGTGGTTGGTGATGAAGACCGCGCATTGGCACGGTTGATTACCGATGAAACCGACCGCATCGTGAAGCTCGTTGATCGTATGGAAGTGTTTTCCGATGAGCGACCTATCGAGCGCACGGCGGTCAATATCTATTCGGTGCTGGATCATGTGAAGACGTTGGCGCGAAACGGTTTTGCGCGGCATATCCGCTTTGTCGAGGAATATGATCCATCGCTGCCGCCGGTTTATGCCAATCGAGATCAGCTTGTGCAGGTTTTTCTCAATCTGGTGAAAAATGCTGCTGAGGCGCTTGGCGACCGTGAAGGTGCCGAGATCACGCTCTCGACGGCTTATCGTCCGGGCATTCGCCTGCAAGTGCCGGGTGCCAGTGACCGTGTTGCGCTGCCACTTGAGTTTTGCGTCCATGATAATGGTCCGGGCGTGCCGGAAGATATGCTGCCGCATCTGTTTGATCCGTTTGTAACGACCAAGACTAATGGGTCGGGCCTCGGACTAGCGCTTGTGGCCAAAATCATTGGAGATCATGGCGGTGTGATCGAGTGCGATAGTCATCCATCGCGCACTACGTTCCGCATTCTGATGCCTGCATGGAAAAGTTCTGCTGATAACACGGGCTCCAAGAGCCCAAGCATGTCTGCAAAGACAGGAGATAACGCATGA
- the dusB gene encoding tRNA dihydrouridine synthase DusB, with translation MTTLEQPLNIRGVTLPNRVFLAPMSGVSDLPFRKRAAEAGAGMVVSEMVASAELCNRHRESMLRLSGEGLGTHVVQLAGREAHWMGEAAIIAEGEGADIIDINMGCPAKKVTGGYSGSALMRDLDHAMTLVEATVNAVKVPVTLKMRLGWDENSINAPELAKRAEDAGIAMVTVHGRTRCQFYEGTADWDAIHAVRDVVKIPLVANGDVSSREDAEELLRRSGADAVMVGRASYGQPWLAGLIAGSDFAPRSEDGILSYIIRHYEDMLDHYGSKTGIRHSRKHLGWYLDRHAVEAFSPADKAEIMTLIDPEAVIAALTRVFLREADRKVA, from the coding sequence GTGACTACCCTTGAACAACCTCTGAATATACGCGGTGTGACACTGCCAAACCGCGTATTTCTCGCGCCCATGTCGGGCGTTTCCGATCTTCCGTTCCGAAAGCGCGCCGCCGAGGCTGGTGCGGGCATGGTTGTTTCGGAAATGGTGGCAAGTGCTGAACTCTGCAATCGCCATAGGGAAAGCATGTTGCGCTTATCCGGCGAAGGGCTTGGCACGCATGTCGTGCAGCTTGCAGGCCGCGAAGCGCACTGGATGGGCGAAGCAGCCATCATCGCCGAGGGCGAGGGCGCGGATATTATCGACATCAATATGGGCTGCCCTGCCAAGAAAGTGACAGGCGGTTATTCGGGTTCAGCCCTTATGCGCGATCTTGATCATGCCATGACGTTGGTTGAAGCAACCGTTAATGCCGTGAAAGTGCCAGTTACGCTGAAAATGCGTCTTGGCTGGGACGAAAACAGTATCAACGCACCGGAGCTTGCAAAGCGTGCCGAAGATGCGGGTATTGCGATGGTGACGGTTCATGGACGCACACGTTGCCAGTTTTATGAAGGCACAGCCGACTGGGACGCCATTCATGCGGTACGCGATGTCGTGAAGATTCCACTTGTCGCCAATGGCGATGTGTCGTCACGCGAGGATGCGGAAGAATTGCTGCGTCGCTCAGGCGCTGATGCCGTGATGGTCGGACGCGCTTCCTATGGTCAGCCCTGGCTTGCAGGCTTGATCGCAGGTAGCGATTTCGCACCGCGGTCGGAAGATGGCATTCTTTCTTATATTATAAGACATTACGAAGATATGCTCGACCATTATGGCAGCAAGACGGGTATTCGCCATTCAAGAAAGCATCTTGGCTGGTATCTGGATCGCCATGCAGTCGAAGCATTTTCTCCCGCAGACAAGGCTGAAATCATGACGCTCATCGATCCGGAAGCGGTTATCGCGGCATTGACCCGCGTTTTTCTGCGTGAAGCAGACAGAAAGGTCGCATGA